A genomic stretch from Scatophagus argus isolate fScaArg1 chromosome 19, fScaArg1.pri, whole genome shotgun sequence includes:
- the LOC124050951 gene encoding trace amine-associated receptor 1-like, which translates to MKLNLGHEDLTRLEYYRLFHSPTNYLILSLAVADLLVGALVLLFNMALSVDSCLYFGDLVCKMRRSFDISLMTASILNLCCISIDRYYAVCQPLTYRTRINGCVVMIMILVSWSVSALSGFGIMFLGLKDTVCQGRCFIFHIPNSNTVGSVVAFYLPVITMLSIYLKIFLVAQRQARSIRSTKSGAAVSKMEGKATKTLAIVMGVFLFCWTPFFLSITFNPVTNYSVPSPLTETLVWLGWSNSMLNPFVYGFFYSWFRAAFRMIISGQIFNGNFTNSKLS; encoded by the exons ATGAAACTTAATCTTGGACACGAGGATCTAACTAGGCTAGAGTACTATAGacta TTCCATTCTCCTACAAACTACCTTATCCTCTCTTTGGCTGTAGCTGACCTGCTTGTGGGAGCTTTGGTTTTGCTGTTCAACATGGCACTGTCTGTAGACTCGTGTTTATATTTTGGGGATTTAGTTTGTAAGATGCGACGCAGCTTTGATATTTCACTAATGACAGCATCAATTCTCAACTTGTGTTGCATTTCTATTGATAGATATTATGCTGTGTGTCAGCCTCTGACATATAGAACCAGGATTAATGGATGTGTTGTTATGATCATGATCCTGGTGAGCTGGagtgtttctgctttgtctgGATTTGGCATCATGTTTCTAGGGCTTAAAGATACTGTGTGTCAGGGAAgatgtttcatatttcatattccAAATTCAAATACAGTGGGCTCTGTTGTTGCATTTTACCTCCCAGTGATCACAATGCTTAGTATCTATCTGAAGATTTTCCTTgttgcacagagacaggcacGCAGTATCCGGAGCACAAAGTCTGGAGCAGCTGTCAGCAAGATGGAGGGAAAGGCCACCAAAACTCTTGCCATAGTAATGGgggttttccttttctgttggactcctttctttctttctataaCGTTTAATCCTGTGACTAATTATTCTGTCCCATCGCCTCTGACTGAAACTCTTGTGTGGCTTGGGTGGTCCAATTCAATGCTTAATCCATTTGTTTATGGGTTCTTTTACAGTTGGTTTCGAGCAGCTTTCAGAATGATCATTTCAGGGCAAATTTTTAATGGCAATTTCACAAACTCAAAATTGTCATGA